One window from the genome of Amphiprion ocellaris isolate individual 3 ecotype Okinawa chromosome 23, ASM2253959v1, whole genome shotgun sequence encodes:
- the ndufs2 gene encoding NADH dehydrogenase [ubiquinone] iron-sulfur protein 2, mitochondrial, translated as MAATMLRSLTKLGRPSTKILLNNNLLSPGCVVLQNRQKQWQPDVEWTEQFAGAVMYPTAINEKWTPPPWNDKDPPAEKDVSNLTINFGPQHPAAHGVLRLVLELSGESVKKCDPHIGLLHRGTEKLIEYKTYLQALPYFDRLDYVSMMCNEQAYSLAVEKLLNIQAPPRAQWIRVLYGEMTRILNHIMAITTHALDIGAMTPFFWMFEEREKMFEFYERVSGARMHAAYVRPGGVHQDLPLGLMDDIYEWCKNFSIRIDEVEEMLTNNRIWRNRTVDIGVVSAEDALNYGFSGVMLRGSGIKWDLRKSQPYDKYDDVEFDVPIGSNGDCYDRYLCRVEEMRQSLRIMHQALNKMPEGEIKVDDAKVAPPKRSEMKMSMESLIHHFKLYTEGYQVPPGATYTAVEAPKGEFGVYLVSDGSSRPYRCKIKAPGFAHLAGLDKMAKGHMLADVVAIIGTQDIVFGEVDR; from the exons ATGGCGGCCACAATGTTGAGGTCGCTTACCAAACTAGGACGTCCTTCAACAAAAATACTATTAAACAATAATTTGCTGAGCCCTGGCTGCGTGGTCCTGCAGAACAG GCAGAAACAATGGCAGCCAGATGTGGAGTGGACGGAGCAGTTTGCGGGGGCAGTGATGTACCCCACTGCCATTAATGAGAAATGGACACCACCCCCATGGAATG aCAAAGACCCTCCTGCAGAGAAGGATGTGTCCAATCTGACAATTAATTTTGGCCCTCAGCATCCAGCAGCTCACGGTGTGCTGCGTCTCGTGTTGGAACTCAGCGGAGAGTCTGTCAAGAAATGTGACCCACACATTGGCCTGCTTCATCGTGGCACTGAAAAGCTAATTGAGTACAAGACCTACCTGCAG GCTCTGCCCTATTTTGACCGTCTGGACTATGTTTCCATGATGTGTAATGAGCAGGCCTACTCTCTGGCTGTGGAGAAGCTGCTCAACATCCAAGCTCCACCCCGTGCACAGTGGATCAGAG tGCTGTATGGAGAGATGACTCGCATCCTGAACCACATCATGGCCATTACCACTCACGCCCTAGATATCGGGGCCATGACACCCTTCTTTTGGATGtttgaggagagagagaag ATGTTTGAGTTTTATGAGCGAGTGTCTGGAGCCAGAATGCATGCTGCATACGTCAGACCTGGTGGTGTTCATCAG GATTTGCCCCTTGGCCTGATGGATGACATCTATGAGTGGTGCAAGAATTTCTCCATTCGAATTGATGAAGTAGAAGAG ATGCTGACCAACAATCGTATCTGGAGGAATCGTACCGTAGACATTGGAGTGGTTTCTGCTGAGGACGCCCTCAACTATGGTTTCAG CGGAGTGATGCTGCGAGGGTCAGGAATCAAGTGGGATCTGAGGAAGTCTCAGCCGTATGACAAGTACGATGACGTGGAGTTTGACGTTCCTATTGGAAGCAATGGAGACTGCTATGACAG GTATCTGTGCAGGGTGGAGGAGATGAGGCAGTCTCTGAGGATCATGCACCAGGCGCTCAACAAGATGCCAGAAGGAGAAATAAAGGTGGACGATGCCAAAGTGGCCCCACCCAAGAGGTCTGAGATGAAG ATGTCCATGGAATCTCTGATCCACCACTTTAAACTGTACACAGAGGGCTACCAGGTGCCCCCAGGGGCCACATACACAGCTGTGGAGGCACCCAAG GGAGAGTTTGGTGTTTATTTGGTATCAGACGGCTCCAGCAGACCCTATCGCTGCAAGATCAAAGCTCCCGGATTCGCCCACTTG GCTGGTCTTGATAAAATGGCCAAAGGACACATGTTGGCAGATGTGGTGGCCATTATTG GTACACAGGATATCGTGTTCGGAGAGGTTGACCGTTAA